A single region of the Diadema setosum chromosome 14, eeDiaSeto1, whole genome shotgun sequence genome encodes:
- the LOC140237853 gene encoding LOW QUALITY PROTEIN: alkyldihydroxyacetonephosphate synthase, peroxisomal-like (The sequence of the model RefSeq protein was modified relative to this genomic sequence to represent the inferred CDS: inserted 1 base in 1 codon), with protein sequence MASKRRLENILGHMSTPSAQEIRGXCPSNRPHHIGMNECIENSSTGRLSGADKEPRIPKRRQDVLKWNGWGFRDCKFELDKDTERISFSGNRYHLKGALPFFNSWLETIQGVNLQSSCMPQPDIPAEKIPKPVINEGFVQDLKKTSISCTFDPHDRLFRAHGHTLHDVFTLREGNFERIPDIVIWPDSHDEVVKVVELCSKHNVCIIPFGGGTNVTRAVECPIEEFRMIVSLDTSQMNRILWVDEKNLTAHIEAGIFGLDLEDKLSKYGLCTGHEPDSCEFSSLGGWVATRASGMKKNVYGNIEDMVVHIRMVTPSGIIEKNCQVPRMSTGPDIHHFILGSEGTLGVVTEVTLRVRPLPPCKKYGSVVFPNFEQGVSFVREVARQRCAPASIRLMDNVQFRFGMSLKPPSESIWSSLVDSLKRVYVTKLKGFNPEVMVVTTLLFEGTKEEVAAQEKRVYAIAANFGGLASGEDNGQRGYMMTYAIAYIRDFAMDHFIIAESFETTVPWDRVLDVCRNVRERIIKECAAVGVAYEPIVMSRVTQTYDAGACIYFYFAYMYKGLPNPLEIYEHVENAARNEIIANGGSLSHHHGIGKLRKPWMKKTVSDVGIQALKAVKEKLDPNNIFGNQNLI encoded by the exons acaagaTGTCTTGAAGTGGAATGGCTGGGGATTCAGGGACTGCAAGTTTGAGCTGGACAAGGACACAGAGCGGATTTCTTTTTCCGGAAACAG GTATCATCTCAAAGGAGCATTACCATTTTTCAACTCATGGTTGGAAACAATCCAAGGTGTGAACTTACAGTCAAGTTGTATGCCTCAG CCGGACATTCCAGCGGAGAAGATCCCAAAGCCGGTCATCAACGAGGGTTTCGTACAGGACCTCAAGAAGACCAGTATCTCCTGCACTTTCGATCCTCACGACAGACTCTTCAGAGCTCATG GTCATACCCTTCATGATGTGTTCACACTGAGGGAAGGCAACTTTGAACGCATCCCAGATATCGTCATATGGCCAG ACAGCCATGATGAAGTGGTGAAGGTCGTTGAACTATGTTCCAAGCACAATGTCTGTATCATTCCATTTGGAG GTGGCACAAATGTGACGAGGGCAGTGGAATGTCCCATCGAAGAGTTCAGGATGATCGTCTCTCTAGACACATCACAAATG AATCGCATCCTCTGGGTGGATGAGAAGAATCTGACTGCTCACATAGAGGCTGGTATCTTTGGCCTGGATCTGGAGGACAAG CTGTCCAAATATGGTCTGTGCACGGGCCACGAGCCTGATTCCTGTGAGTTCAGCTCCCTGGGTGGCTGGGTTGCCACTAGGGCTTCTGGTATGAAGAAGAATGTCTATGGAAACATTGAAGACATG GTTGTACACATCAGGATGGTCACACCAAGTGGAATCATTGAAAAGAATTGTCAG GTTCCTCGTATGTCAACAGGACCAGACATACATCATTTCATCCTTGGATCAGAAG GTACTCTCGGCGTAGTGACAGAGGTTACACTGCGGGTCCGCCCGCTTCCACCCTGCAAAAAGTATGGCTCCGTCGTCTTCCCAAACTTTGAGCAGGGCGTGTCCTTTGTGAGGGAGGTGGCCAGACAA CGATGTGCTCCAGCATCCATCCGCCTTATGGACAACGTCCAGTTCCGCTTTGGCATGTCCCTGAAGCCACCCTCGGAATCCATCTGGTCATCTCTAGTGGACAGTCTGAAGAGGGTGTATGTCACCAAA CTGAAGGGCTTCAACCCAGAGGTCATGGTGGTTACTACCCTGCTCTTTGAAGGCACAAAGGAG GAAGTTGCAGCCCAAGAGAAGAGGGTCTACGCCATCGCAGCAAACTTTGG GGGCTTGGCAAGCGGGGAAGACAATGGTCAGAGGGGTTACATGATGACGTACGCCATCGCCTACATCAGA GATTTTGCCATGGATCATTTCATTATTGCAGAGTCATTTGAGACCACAGTACCCTGGGACAG GGTACTGGACGTCTGCAGAAATGTGCGGGAACGAATCATCAAGGAGTGTGCAGCTGTCGGCGTGGCTTATGAACCGATCGTCATGAGCAG GGTAACCCAGACCTATGATGCCGGGGCCTGTATCTACTTTtactttgcatacatgtacaagggTCTGCCAAATCCTCTTGAGATCTATGAACATGTTGAG AATGCAGCAAGAAACGAGATCATCGCCAACGGCGGCAGCTTGTCACATCATCACGGCA TTGGCAAGTTGAGGAAGCCCTGGATGAAGAAGACTGTCTCGGATGTCGGGATCCAGGCTCTGAAGGCTGTGAAGGAGAAGCTTGATCCGAATAACATCTTTGGCAACCAGAACCTCATCTAG